Proteins from one Candidatus Dormiibacterota bacterium genomic window:
- a CDS encoding (2Fe-2S)-binding protein has product MASFTLTVNGRKVTAEADPATPLLWVLRDTLGLTGTKFGCGASLCGACTVHLDGRAIRSCMTPLSEAADKSITTIEGLSSNRSHPLQKAWIAEDVPQCGYCQSGMIMTAAALLKEKPKPTDQEIDAALGGHICRCGTYQRIRNAVHRAAKGGAR; this is encoded by the coding sequence ATGGCGTCGTTCACCCTCACCGTCAACGGCAGGAAGGTCACCGCGGAGGCGGACCCGGCGACGCCTCTCCTCTGGGTCCTGCGGGACACGCTCGGGCTCACCGGCACCAAGTTCGGCTGCGGCGCCTCGCTGTGCGGCGCCTGCACGGTCCACCTGGACGGCCGGGCGATCCGCTCGTGCATGACACCGCTCTCCGAAGCCGCGGACAAGAGCATCACGACGATCGAGGGATTGTCCTCGAACCGCAGTCATCCGCTGCAGAAGGCCTGGATCGCCGAGGACGTGCCGCAGTGCGGCTACTGCCAGTCGGGAATGATCATGACGGCCGCGGCGCTCCTGAAGGAGAAGCCGAAGCCGACCGACCAGGAGATCGACGCGGCGCTGGGCGGGCACATCTGCCGCTGTGGCACCTACCAGCGCATCCGCAATGCGGTCCACCGGGCCGCGAAGGGAGGCGCCCGGTGA
- the larC gene encoding nickel pincer cofactor biosynthesis protein LarC — protein MRGLYFDCFSGISGDMVLGALVDLGVEPAHLRSRLRKLRVGGYTLSASRVNRSGLAGTKVNVAIAPKRQEERRLKDIARIVERSGLSREVRRRSMEAFETLVEAEARVHRIQKDKVHLHEVGAIDAIVDVVGTMIGMETLGWPRVVCSPLHVGRGMVTMEHGTFPVPGPATAEILKGTPTYATEVEGELVTPTGAALATTLAAEFRPLPPMRVARIGYGAGTKQFDHHPNLLRAFLGDFLDEPVLRETVLVLETTIDDMNPQLYGHLMERLFAAGALEVFYTPIQMKKSRPGTLVTIICPEPKLDAVTTVVFRETTTIGFRYLPMGRIELARRIETVKTQFGPVRMKVSVYNGEVVQATPEYEDCRQAALKAGVPLKDVQRVAAEAYRPPRGTPEAIAAWARQPVLPARTRKAKRRGGRG, from the coding sequence ATGCGCGGACTGTACTTCGACTGCTTCTCGGGGATCAGCGGGGACATGGTCCTCGGTGCCCTCGTGGATCTCGGAGTCGAGCCGGCCCACCTCCGCTCCCGGCTCAGAAAGCTGCGGGTCGGCGGGTACACCCTTTCGGCCTCGAGGGTGAACCGCTCCGGCCTCGCCGGGACGAAGGTGAACGTCGCGATCGCCCCGAAGCGCCAGGAGGAAAGACGTCTCAAGGACATCGCCCGGATCGTCGAAAGAAGCGGACTGTCGCGCGAGGTGCGCCGCCGGTCCATGGAGGCGTTCGAGACTCTCGTCGAAGCGGAGGCGCGCGTGCACCGCATCCAGAAAGACAAGGTGCACCTGCACGAGGTCGGGGCGATCGACGCCATCGTGGACGTCGTCGGGACGATGATCGGCATGGAGACGCTCGGCTGGCCGCGCGTGGTCTGCTCGCCGCTGCACGTCGGGCGCGGCATGGTCACGATGGAGCACGGCACCTTCCCTGTCCCGGGTCCCGCGACCGCGGAGATCCTCAAGGGGACGCCCACCTACGCCACCGAGGTCGAGGGGGAGCTGGTCACGCCGACCGGCGCCGCCCTGGCGACGACCCTGGCGGCCGAGTTCCGTCCCCTGCCGCCGATGCGCGTCGCCCGGATCGGTTACGGCGCGGGGACGAAGCAGTTCGACCACCACCCGAACCTGCTGCGCGCCTTCCTCGGCGACTTCCTGGACGAGCCGGTCCTGCGCGAGACGGTGCTCGTGCTCGAGACCACGATCGACGACATGAACCCGCAGCTCTACGGCCACCTGATGGAGCGCCTGTTCGCGGCCGGGGCCCTGGAGGTCTTCTACACGCCGATCCAGATGAAGAAGAGCCGGCCCGGCACGCTCGTGACCATCATCTGTCCCGAGCCGAAGCTCGACGCGGTCACGACGGTCGTCTTCCGCGAGACCACGACCATCGGCTTCCGTTACCTGCCGATGGGGCGGATCGAGCTGGCGCGACGCATCGAGACGGTCAAGACTCAGTTCGGCCCGGTCCGGATGAAGGTCTCCGTCTACAATGGCGAGGTCGTGCAGGCGACGCCGGAGTACGAGGACTGCCGCCAGGCGGCGCTCAAGGCGGGAGTCCCTCTCAAGGACGTGCAGCGGGTCGCCGCGGAGGCCTACCGCCCGCCGCGCGGGACGCCCGAAGCCATCGCGGCCTGGGCGCGTCAGCCGGTCCTGCCCGCGCGGACGCGCAAGGCGAAGCGACGTGGAGGACGAGGGTGA
- the metG gene encoding methionine--tRNA ligase, which translates to MARKFYLTTPIYYVNDQPHIGHTYTTVVADVIARFHRMLGQDVHFLTGTDEHGQKIERAAQAKGLRPIELADEVVERFRGLWRTLGITNDVFIRTTEERHRRGVEKLYQKIAAAGDIYKDKYAGWYCTSCEAFYPESQVVDGRCPDQGHKVEWTEEESYFFRLSKYQEPLLKHYAEHRDFVFPESRRNEVVSFVQSGLKDLSISRSSFSWGIPLPGDPKHVLYVWFDALSNYITALGYGSDRKLYARYWPADMHLVGKDILRFHAVYWPAYLMSAAEPLPRRVVAHGWWLRDAAKISKSKGGVVDPIPLIEAFGVDPVRYFLMREMVFGQDANYSDEAFIDRVNTDLANDLGNLVSRTLKMIEDYCGGKTPKTDPRFRGDEPLKKAAQDAVDGFMKDFEELDFSSGLARVWGFIGLLNRFIVQNEPWKLAQDPVRRWALDSVLYTVVEGLRIVAVLIAPVMPESAAGLWKRLGVTGDVTTASLEHIHWGELKPGRPIARGEPLFPRIDKAEYLKDAPMTTPPAPPAAGPGAPQALPATTAPAAGGAEIGIDDFARVELRTARIVAAERVQGADKLLKLSVDIGSETRTIVAGIATRYAPEALVGKTIVVVANLKPAKLRGVVSQGMLLAASDATGQPYILTTEEPVPPGLRVK; encoded by the coding sequence ATGGCACGCAAGTTCTATCTGACCACGCCGATCTACTACGTCAACGACCAGCCGCACATCGGCCATACCTACACGACCGTGGTCGCCGACGTCATCGCGCGCTTCCACCGCATGCTCGGCCAGGACGTCCATTTCCTGACCGGCACCGACGAGCACGGACAGAAGATCGAGCGCGCCGCGCAGGCGAAGGGGCTGCGGCCGATCGAGCTCGCCGACGAAGTCGTCGAGCGCTTCCGGGGGCTGTGGCGCACCCTCGGCATCACCAACGACGTGTTCATCCGCACCACCGAGGAGCGCCACCGGCGCGGCGTCGAGAAGCTGTATCAGAAGATCGCGGCGGCCGGAGACATCTACAAGGACAAGTACGCCGGCTGGTACTGCACGTCGTGCGAGGCGTTCTATCCCGAGAGCCAGGTCGTGGACGGGCGCTGCCCGGACCAGGGGCACAAGGTCGAATGGACCGAGGAGGAGTCGTATTTCTTCCGCCTGTCGAAATACCAGGAGCCGCTCCTGAAGCATTACGCCGAGCACCGCGACTTCGTGTTCCCCGAGTCGAGACGGAACGAGGTCGTGTCGTTCGTCCAGTCGGGGCTCAAGGATCTGTCGATCAGCCGCAGCAGCTTCTCCTGGGGCATACCGCTCCCGGGCGACCCCAAGCACGTCCTCTACGTCTGGTTCGACGCGCTCAGCAACTACATCACGGCGCTCGGCTACGGCTCCGACCGCAAGCTGTACGCGCGCTACTGGCCGGCCGACATGCACCTGGTGGGGAAGGACATCCTGCGCTTCCACGCCGTCTACTGGCCCGCCTACCTGATGTCGGCGGCCGAGCCGCTGCCGCGCCGCGTCGTGGCGCACGGCTGGTGGCTGCGCGACGCCGCCAAGATCTCCAAGTCGAAGGGAGGCGTCGTCGACCCGATCCCCCTGATCGAGGCGTTCGGTGTCGATCCGGTGCGCTACTTCCTGATGCGCGAGATGGTGTTCGGGCAGGACGCGAACTACTCGGACGAGGCGTTCATCGATCGCGTCAACACCGACCTGGCCAACGACCTGGGAAACCTCGTGAGCCGGACGCTGAAGATGATCGAGGACTACTGCGGCGGCAAGACGCCGAAGACCGATCCGCGCTTCCGGGGGGACGAGCCGCTGAAGAAGGCGGCGCAGGACGCCGTCGACGGGTTCATGAAGGACTTCGAGGAGCTCGACTTCTCGTCGGGACTGGCGCGCGTCTGGGGGTTCATCGGACTCCTGAACCGCTTCATCGTACAGAACGAGCCCTGGAAACTGGCGCAGGATCCGGTGCGCCGCTGGGCCCTCGACTCGGTCCTCTACACCGTTGTCGAGGGGCTGCGCATCGTGGCCGTCCTCATAGCACCGGTCATGCCGGAGTCCGCAGCCGGGCTGTGGAAGCGTCTCGGCGTGACAGGCGACGTCACGACCGCGAGTCTCGAGCACATTCACTGGGGAGAGCTGAAGCCGGGGCGGCCGATCGCCCGCGGCGAGCCGCTCTTCCCGCGCATCGACAAGGCCGAATATCTCAAGGACGCACCCATGACCACGCCCCCCGCCCCGCCCGCAGCCGGGCCGGGCGCGCCGCAGGCCCTGCCGGCGACGACCGCCCCCGCCGCGGGCGGCGCCGAGATCGGCATCGATGATTTCGCGCGCGTCGAGCTGCGCACCGCACGGATCGTGGCCGCCGAGCGCGTGCAGGGAGCCGACAAGCTGCTCAAGCTCAGCGTGGACATCGGGTCCGAGACGCGCACCATCGTGGCCGGGATCGCGACGCGGTACGCCCCCGAGGCGCTCGTCGGCAAGACGATCGTGGTGGTCGCCAACCTCAAGCCGGCGAAGCTCCGCGGCGTGGTGTCGCAGGGGATGCTCCTCGCCGCCTCCGACGCCACCGGCCAGCCTTACATCCTGACGACCGAGGAGCCCGTCCCGCCCGGCCTGCGTGTGAAGTAG
- a CDS encoding TatD family hydrolase → MLGDSHAHLTLEHFDPDREEVIARARQAGVARIVTVSSFIGDASACAALAARYDFIHFTAGVHPHEAKSFTPEAAADIRSAATRPKAVAIGEIGLDYHYDLSPRDAQRRVFREQILLARDLRLPIVIHTREAWDDTLMILQDENAGDVGGVFHCFSGGTEEAQRCLDLGFFVSFAGPVTFKNAKDVAEAAAYVPIDRLLCETDSPYLTPHPFRGQRNEPARVRLVVERIAALKGLTAEAVGEATTRNLEAVFRLA, encoded by the coding sequence GTGCTCGGCGACAGCCACGCGCACCTGACCCTGGAGCACTTCGACCCGGACCGCGAGGAGGTCATCGCGCGCGCCCGCCAGGCGGGAGTCGCGAGGATCGTGACCGTCTCCTCGTTCATAGGCGACGCCTCCGCCTGCGCGGCGCTCGCGGCCCGGTACGACTTCATCCATTTCACGGCCGGAGTGCACCCGCACGAGGCGAAGAGCTTCACGCCCGAGGCCGCCGCGGACATCAGGAGCGCCGCGACGCGCCCCAAGGCGGTGGCGATCGGCGAGATCGGTCTCGACTACCACTACGACCTCTCGCCGCGCGACGCGCAGCGCCGGGTCTTCCGCGAGCAGATCCTCCTGGCGCGGGACCTGAGGCTGCCGATCGTGATCCACACCCGCGAGGCCTGGGACGACACGCTCATGATCCTGCAGGACGAGAACGCCGGCGACGTCGGCGGCGTGTTCCACTGCTTCTCCGGGGGAACGGAGGAGGCGCAGCGCTGCCTCGACCTCGGATTCTTCGTGTCGTTCGCCGGTCCGGTCACGTTCAAGAACGCGAAAGACGTCGCCGAGGCGGCGGCGTACGTGCCGATCGACCGCCTGTTGTGCGAGACCGATTCCCCCTACCTGACGCCGCACCCGTTCCGCGGACAGCGCAACGAGCCGGCGCGCGTCAGGCTCGTGGTCGAGAGGATCGCGGCCCTGAAGGGGCTCACGGCGGAGGCGGTCGGCGAGGCGACGACCCGGAATCTAGAAGCCGTCTTCCGCCTCGCCTGA
- a CDS encoding xanthine dehydrogenase family protein molybdopterin-binding subunit, with the protein MSAILNVSRRGFLRIVPAAGAGLVLGLRWLDLVEASGPQRSRGSRLAPNAFLQIDPRGEVTIWASKSEMGQGVRTSLAMIVADELDADWSRVRVEQAGADPKFGDQDTGGSSSVRTKYGPMRQAGAAARAMLIAAAAQTWSVDRSTCRTQKGAVLHPPTRRRLAYGDLVDKAASQPVPQDAPLKDPKDFSLIGRSLPRTDTPLKVDGSAVYGIDIRMTGLLHAAVSRSTVFGGKVARFDAGAAKGSPGVRAVVPISTGVAVVADSTWNALKGRDLLKVEWDEGPGAAESSETLRAECDDLSQKPGKTLRNDGDASTALEKAAKKFEAVYELPFQAHATMEPQNATAHWRKDRVEVWAPVQTPSMALPDIAKAAGLPQEAITLHITFLGGGFGRRINADYAAEAVEISKAVSAPVKTVWTRTDDLQHDFYRPASFHRLKGGLDEKGRIVAWQHRYASTSIQAFYDPGTPHPESDEIGGAADLPYAIPNVRVEYSPAKSVVPRGWWRSVESSFNAFVVESFVDELAAAAHRDPLALRRDLLAGGRKIPYEGQTFVQDTARLLGVLNLAAAKAGWGRPLPKGRARGIAGHFSFLSYCAQVAEVSVGKEGGVRVHRVVCAIDCGRAVNPGIIAAQMESAVVFGLTAALKSGITIEKGRVKEANFDEYEMLRIDEMPVVEVHVVPSTEPPTGVGEPGVPVVAPAVFNAIFAATGKRIRRLPLRPQDLAQTA; encoded by the coding sequence GTGAGCGCCATCCTGAACGTCAGCCGGCGAGGGTTCCTCCGAATCGTCCCCGCGGCGGGCGCGGGCCTCGTCCTCGGTCTTCGGTGGCTGGACCTGGTCGAAGCGTCCGGACCGCAGAGATCCCGGGGATCGCGGCTCGCTCCGAACGCCTTCCTGCAGATCGACCCGCGGGGCGAGGTGACCATCTGGGCCAGCAAGTCGGAGATGGGCCAGGGGGTGCGCACCTCGCTGGCGATGATCGTCGCGGACGAGCTCGACGCGGACTGGTCGCGCGTGCGCGTCGAGCAGGCCGGGGCCGATCCGAAGTTCGGCGACCAGGACACCGGCGGAAGCTCGAGCGTGCGCACCAAGTACGGGCCGATGCGGCAGGCCGGGGCGGCGGCGCGCGCCATGCTGATCGCCGCGGCGGCCCAGACCTGGAGCGTCGACCGCTCGACCTGCCGGACGCAAAAAGGGGCGGTCCTGCATCCTCCCACCCGCCGGCGCCTCGCCTACGGAGACCTGGTCGATAAGGCGGCGTCCCAGCCGGTGCCGCAGGACGCGCCGCTGAAGGATCCGAAGGACTTCAGCCTCATCGGCAGGAGCCTGCCGCGCACCGACACGCCCCTGAAGGTGGACGGAAGCGCGGTCTACGGCATCGACATCCGGATGACCGGGCTGCTCCACGCCGCGGTCTCGCGCTCCACGGTCTTCGGAGGGAAGGTCGCCCGCTTCGACGCGGGGGCCGCGAAGGGGTCTCCCGGTGTGCGCGCCGTCGTGCCGATCTCGACCGGTGTCGCCGTCGTGGCCGACTCGACCTGGAACGCGCTCAAGGGGCGCGACCTCCTCAAGGTCGAGTGGGACGAAGGACCGGGCGCCGCCGAGAGCTCGGAGACGCTCCGGGCGGAGTGCGACGATCTGTCGCAGAAGCCAGGAAAAACTCTGCGCAACGACGGCGACGCCTCCACAGCACTCGAGAAGGCGGCGAAGAAATTCGAGGCGGTCTACGAGCTGCCGTTCCAGGCGCACGCCACGATGGAGCCGCAGAACGCCACCGCCCACTGGCGGAAGGACCGCGTCGAAGTCTGGGCGCCGGTCCAGACGCCGAGCATGGCTCTGCCCGACATCGCGAAGGCCGCGGGGCTTCCCCAGGAAGCGATCACGCTGCACATCACGTTCCTGGGCGGCGGATTCGGGAGGCGCATCAACGCCGACTACGCCGCCGAGGCGGTCGAGATCTCGAAGGCCGTCTCGGCCCCTGTGAAGACGGTCTGGACGCGCACCGACGACCTGCAGCACGACTTCTACCGGCCCGCCTCGTTCCACAGGCTCAAGGGGGGCCTGGACGAAAAGGGACGCATCGTCGCCTGGCAGCACCGGTACGCATCGACATCCATCCAGGCGTTCTACGATCCCGGCACTCCCCATCCCGAATCGGACGAGATCGGCGGCGCCGCCGACCTGCCGTACGCCATCCCGAACGTGCGCGTCGAGTACTCCCCGGCGAAGTCGGTCGTGCCGCGCGGCTGGTGGCGCTCGGTCGAGAGCTCGTTCAACGCCTTCGTGGTCGAGAGCTTTGTCGACGAGCTGGCGGCCGCTGCGCATCGCGATCCGCTGGCGCTGCGCCGGGATCTCCTGGCCGGCGGCCGCAAGATTCCCTACGAAGGCCAGACGTTCGTGCAGGACACGGCGCGCCTCCTGGGTGTCCTGAACCTGGCGGCGGCCAAGGCGGGCTGGGGCAGGCCGCTCCCGAAGGGGCGTGCCCGAGGCATCGCGGGGCACTTCTCCTTCCTGTCGTACTGCGCCCAGGTCGCCGAGGTCTCGGTCGGCAAGGAGGGGGGCGTGCGCGTCCACCGGGTCGTCTGCGCCATCGATTGCGGGCGCGCCGTCAACCCCGGCATCATCGCGGCGCAGATGGAAAGCGCCGTCGTCTTCGGGCTGACCGCCGCCCTGAAGTCCGGGATCACCATCGAAAAGGGGCGCGTCAAGGAGGCCAACTTCGACGAGTACGAGATGCTGCGCATCGACGAGATGCCGGTCGTCGAAGTGCACGTCGTCCCCAGCACCGAGCCGCCGACCGGCGTGGGCGAGCCCGGCGTCCCGGTCGTCGCGCCGGCCGTCTTCAACGCGATCTTCGCGGCGACCGGCAAGCGCATCCGCCGCCTGCCGCTCCGGCCCCAGGACCTCGCGCAGACCGCCTGA
- a CDS encoding NAD-dependent deacylase — protein MAAISARLRELLARGRRVAALTGAGISAESGVPTFRSLGGFWENESLEDLATPQGFERDPRRVWTWYDARRVQVSRCAPNAGHQALARFGRAHPDFRLITQNVDGLHAKAGSDGVILLHGDLFRVRCTKEGTSREDRRMPFPEIPPRCGCGALLRPDVVWFGEALPVESIQQATEAANGAAVFLSIGTSALVYPAAALPEIARRNGAYLVEINVEETPLSPLADEVVLGPAAEVLPDLLGA, from the coding sequence GTGGCCGCCATCTCGGCGCGTCTCAGAGAGCTGCTGGCGCGCGGGCGGCGCGTCGCGGCGCTGACCGGCGCCGGCATCTCGGCCGAATCGGGGGTGCCGACCTTCCGCAGCCTGGGCGGCTTCTGGGAGAACGAGTCTCTCGAGGACCTGGCGACGCCCCAGGGGTTCGAGCGCGACCCGAGGCGAGTCTGGACCTGGTACGACGCGCGGCGCGTCCAGGTGAGCCGCTGCGCGCCGAACGCGGGGCACCAGGCTCTGGCGCGCTTCGGGCGGGCCCATCCCGACTTCCGGCTGATCACGCAGAACGTGGACGGTCTCCACGCGAAGGCCGGCAGTGACGGCGTCATACTCCTCCACGGCGATCTGTTCCGGGTCCGCTGCACGAAGGAAGGGACCTCCCGGGAAGACCGGCGCATGCCGTTCCCCGAAATCCCGCCGCGCTGCGGCTGCGGGGCTCTGCTGCGTCCGGACGTCGTGTGGTTCGGCGAGGCGCTGCCGGTGGAGTCGATCCAGCAGGCCACCGAGGCCGCGAATGGCGCCGCGGTTTTCCTTTCCATCGGGACCTCGGCCCTGGTGTATCCTGCCGCGGCCCTGCCGGAGATCGCGCGCCGGAACGGCGCATACCTGGTGGAAATCAACGTGGAAGAGACGCCCCTCTCTCCCCTGGCCGATGAAGTGGTGCTGGGGCCGGCGGCCGAGGTGCTGCCGGACCTTCTCGGAGCCTGA
- a CDS encoding beta-ketoacyl synthase N-terminal-like domain-containing protein encodes MNRRVMITGGGSIGPLGSGVDALVEGVVAGRTVLERSGRICAARVRETAGSGPFHPNVWRRLDRCSRLAATAALEALERAGLRAGAGGMVGLVTGTMTAGVASLTAFLTTLFEEGPASVSPLLFPVTVPNAPASQCSLLLGLRGPSLTVSQMEASGLAAVATAAGLVRDGVCDVVLAGGADERVPEFEAAWDRLHLLFRGDPDDFPGPFGRGRRGFVPGEGASFVVLESREAAARRGAVAWAEILGESMAHAPGPVHRWPAEPAIAAAIGSAMAQARLGPEEIGCVVAGANGSRVLDAVETRAILRALGPAARRIPVTSVKGGTGESGSASSCALLVAACSVRQGFIPPVAGLVQPDAELGLNIVVGNARREPLPSVLVNALGTGGSCATVVLGRPGA; translated from the coding sequence ATGAACCGGCGGGTGATGATCACCGGCGGCGGCTCCATCGGTCCGCTCGGCTCAGGGGTCGACGCCCTGGTCGAGGGGGTCGTGGCGGGGAGGACCGTGCTCGAGCGGTCCGGGCGGATCTGCGCCGCGCGCGTGCGGGAGACGGCGGGATCGGGTCCGTTCCATCCCAACGTCTGGCGCCGGCTGGATCGCTGCTCGCGTCTGGCCGCGACCGCGGCCCTCGAGGCGCTGGAACGGGCCGGGCTCCGCGCCGGGGCGGGTGGAATGGTGGGGCTGGTGACCGGCACGATGACCGCCGGTGTCGCGTCGCTGACCGCGTTCCTGACCACGTTGTTCGAGGAAGGGCCGGCAAGCGTCTCCCCGTTGCTCTTCCCGGTCACCGTCCCGAACGCTCCGGCGAGCCAGTGCTCGCTCCTCCTGGGCCTGCGCGGCCCCAGCCTCACCGTCAGTCAGATGGAGGCATCGGGCCTGGCGGCTGTCGCGACGGCCGCGGGCCTGGTGCGTGACGGTGTCTGCGACGTCGTCCTGGCGGGGGGCGCGGACGAGCGCGTGCCGGAGTTCGAGGCGGCCTGGGACCGGCTGCATCTCCTGTTTCGAGGGGACCCGGATGATTTTCCGGGGCCGTTCGGCAGGGGGCGCCGCGGCTTCGTCCCGGGAGAAGGAGCCTCCTTCGTGGTCCTGGAGTCGCGCGAAGCGGCCGCACGGCGCGGCGCCGTGGCGTGGGCCGAGATCCTCGGCGAGTCGATGGCGCACGCCCCGGGCCCGGTCCACCGCTGGCCCGCCGAACCCGCGATCGCGGCGGCGATCGGCTCGGCGATGGCCCAGGCGCGGCTGGGGCCGGAGGAGATCGGCTGCGTCGTCGCGGGGGCCAACGGCTCGCGGGTCCTGGATGCCGTCGAGACGCGCGCGATCCTCCGGGCCCTCGGCCCGGCGGCGCGCCGGATCCCTGTGACTTCGGTGAAGGGGGGTACGGGGGAGTCGGGGAGCGCCTCGTCCTGCGCACTCCTGGTCGCGGCCTGTTCCGTCCGTCAGGGTTTCATCCCGCCGGTCGCCGGGCTCGTCCAGCCCGACGCGGAGCTCGGTCTCAATATCGTGGTCGGAAATGCCCGGCGGGAACCGCTGCCCTCAGTCCTGGTCAACGCCCTCGGGACCGGCGGATCGTGCGCCACCGTCGTCCTGGGCCGCCCCGGCGCCTAG
- a CDS encoding amino acid permease, with the protein MKLQALFRTKSVDRITRESETVGEHTLKRTLTAFDLTMLGIGAVIGTGIFAAIGTATAGNADRPGAGPAIILSFALTAVACIFSALCYAEFATMIPISGSAYTYAYATLGEMIAWIIGWDLIIEYAVGNIAVAISWAAHFNDVLKHAFGYRLPDWLVMDYESAAKTPGVLESAPHLFGFPIVMNVAAVAIVALVTWVLVVGVKESAVFNNVMVGIKILILVLFVWVGFKYVNPAGFTPFIPNGWAGVQAGAALIFFAYIGFDAVSTAAEETRNPKRDIPIGIIGSLVICTFIYVAVAAVLIGIMPWTELGVADPLPKALAYIHLDRAAGVVSFGAVVAFTAVLLVFQLGQPRIFFSMSRDGLLPKIFARVHPKYRTPHVTTIWTGIFVAFFALFSPLDKIVELTNIGTLFAFVLVCAGVMILRHSDPHRPRPFKTPWIPLLPVWLVIIYALPSELLHDDWGKLLEHSVVLLLAVIGTLFSVVGLYALITRRKVPEIVKTEFALAGIASCVWLMAGLPALTWWRFAGWLAIGLAIYALYGYRHSRMAERLVPMPPHLNAVTPGAVVMAGVAWWLAPHPWSLVLPIVILLGLSFYALHVTQRQTV; encoded by the coding sequence ATGAAGCTCCAGGCCTTGTTCCGGACGAAGAGCGTCGATCGGATCACGCGTGAATCCGAAACGGTCGGCGAGCACACCCTCAAGCGCACCCTGACGGCGTTTGACCTGACGATGCTGGGAATCGGCGCCGTCATCGGCACCGGCATCTTCGCGGCGATCGGGACCGCGACCGCCGGGAACGCCGACAGGCCCGGCGCCGGACCGGCGATCATCCTGTCGTTCGCTCTCACGGCCGTCGCCTGCATCTTCTCGGCCCTGTGCTACGCCGAGTTCGCGACCATGATCCCGATCTCCGGCAGTGCCTACACCTACGCCTACGCCACGCTCGGCGAGATGATCGCCTGGATCATCGGCTGGGACCTGATCATCGAGTACGCCGTCGGCAACATCGCGGTCGCCATCTCATGGGCGGCGCACTTCAACGATGTGCTGAAGCACGCGTTCGGCTATCGCCTTCCCGACTGGCTCGTGATGGACTACGAGTCGGCGGCCAAAACGCCGGGGGTCCTCGAATCGGCGCCGCACCTGTTTGGATTTCCGATCGTGATGAACGTGGCCGCGGTCGCCATCGTGGCCCTCGTGACGTGGGTGCTGGTGGTCGGTGTCAAGGAGAGCGCCGTCTTCAACAACGTCATGGTGGGGATCAAGATCCTGATCCTCGTCCTGTTCGTCTGGGTCGGGTTCAAGTACGTCAATCCTGCAGGCTTCACCCCGTTCATTCCGAACGGCTGGGCGGGCGTGCAGGCCGGGGCGGCGCTGATCTTCTTCGCGTACATCGGGTTCGATGCCGTCTCGACGGCGGCGGAGGAGACGCGCAACCCGAAGCGCGACATTCCGATCGGCATCATCGGGTCGCTCGTCATCTGCACGTTTATTTATGTGGCGGTCGCGGCGGTGCTGATCGGCATCATGCCGTGGACCGAGCTCGGGGTGGCCGATCCTCTGCCGAAGGCGCTGGCCTACATCCATCTCGATCGTGCGGCGGGCGTGGTGTCGTTCGGCGCGGTCGTGGCGTTCACCGCGGTCCTCCTGGTGTTCCAGCTCGGCCAGCCGCGCATCTTCTTTTCCATGTCGCGCGACGGGCTGCTCCCCAAGATCTTCGCCCGCGTCCACCCGAAGTACCGCACCCCGCACGTGACGACGATCTGGACGGGGATCTTCGTCGCCTTCTTCGCCCTGTTCTCGCCGCTCGACAAGATCGTCGAGCTGACGAACATCGGGACGCTGTTCGCCTTCGTGCTGGTCTGCGCCGGCGTCATGATCCTGCGGCACAGCGACCCGCACCGTCCGCGCCCCTTCAAGACGCCGTGGATCCCGCTTCTCCCGGTCTGGCTCGTCATCATCTATGCGCTGCCGTCGGAGCTGCTGCACGACGACTGGGGCAAGCTCCTCGAGCACTCCGTGGTCCTCCTGCTGGCCGTGATCGGGACGCTGTTCTCGGTCGTCGGGTTGTATGCCTTGATCACGAGACGCAAGGTCCCCGAGATCGTCAAGACCGAGTTCGCGCTCGCCGGCATCGCGTCGTGCGTCTGGCTGATGGCCGGTCTGCCGGCCCTCACCTGGTGGCGGTTCGCGGGCTGGCTGGCGATCGGCCTGGCGATCTACGCGCTGTACGGCTATCGCCACAGCCGCATGGCCGAGCGCCTGGTCCCGATGCCGCCCCATCTCAACGCCGTGACCCCCGGCGCCGTCGTCATGGCGGGGGTCGCCTGGTGGCTCGCCCCGCATCCCTGGAGCCTCGTCCTGCCGATCGTCATCCTGCTCGGGCTGTCGTTCTATGCATTGCACGTCACGCAGCGCCAAACCGTCTGA